In Rhinolophus sinicus isolate RSC01 chromosome X, ASM3656204v1, whole genome shotgun sequence, a single genomic region encodes these proteins:
- the CLDN2 gene encoding claudin-2: MASLGLQVIGYILGLLGLLGTLVAMLLPSWRTSSYVGASIVTAVGFSKGLWMECATHSTGITQCDIYSTLLGLPADIQAAQAMMVTSSAISSLACIVSVVGMRCTVFCQDSQAKDRVAVVGGVFFILGGLLGFIPVAWNLHGILRDFYSPLVPDSMKFEIGEALYLGIISSLFSLVAGIILCFSCAPEGNRSNYYDAYQAQPLATRSSPRPDQPAKVKNEFNSYSLTGYV, from the coding sequence ATGGCCTCTCTTGGCCTCCAAGTTATAGGCTACATTCTGGGCCTTCTGGGGCTGTTGGGCACCCTAGTTGCCATGCTGCTCCCCAGCTGGCGAACCAGTTCTTACGTTGGTGCCAGTATTGTGACAGCAGTCGGCTTCTCCAAGGGCCTCTGGATGGAGTGTGCCACACATAGCACAGGCATCACCCAGTGTGACATCTACAGCACGCTTCTAGGTCTGCCCGCTGACATCCAGGCTGCCCAAGCCATGATGGTGACATCCAGTGCAATCTCCTCGTTGGCCTGCATTGTCTCTGTGGTGGGCATGAGATGCACAGTCTTCTGCCAAGACTCCCAAGCCAAGGACAGAGTGGCAGTAGTGGGTGGAGTCTTCTTCATCCTTGGTGGTCTCCTGGGCTTCATCCCTGTTGCCTGGAATCTTCATGGGATCCTGCGGGACTTCTACTCCCCACTGGTGCCTGACAGCATGAAATTTGAGATCGGAGAGGCTCTTTACTTGGGCATTATTTCCTCCCTGTTCTCCCTTGTTGCTGGAATCATCCTCTGCTTTTCCTGCGCACCCGAGGGAAATCGCTCCAACTACTATGATGCCTACCAGGCCCAGCCCCTCGCCACTAGGAGCTCTCCAAGACCTGATCAACCAGCCAAAGTCAAGAATGAGTTTAACTCCTACAGCCTGACAGGGTATGTGTGA